The genome window GGCGAGGTCGCGGGACCATGCTTCCCGAGCCAAAAAATCAGGGTACACGGAGCCGGCCGTCGGGCGTTGAGATTACGGCTCGGTGACTCTCAGGATCTGATTGGCAGATACATTCGATAGAACCTGCCGCCTGCCGCTCGGCCAGCGCACCTCGACGCTCTTGACTTCCCGTTGCCGGCCCAGGCCGAAATAGACCCGGAGTTCGTTGGCGCGCAGGTAACTCGCCACGTTGTTGACCTGTCCCAACTGAGTTCCCTGCTCCGTCCGGACCCGCACGGCGGCGCCCAGGCCGAAGGCGTTGCTCTGCCTGCCGCGGGCCTGAATCGCGATCCAGTTGTTGCGGTTTCCACCCTCGTTTCTCATCAGGACCGCATGCCCGCCCGAGTTGGACAACGCGATGTCCAGGTCGCCGTCATTGTCATAGTCGAAGAGTTTGGCTCCGAATCCCAGGGGAAGAAGTCCGGACCCCAAGCCCATCCTCTCCGACACCTCCTGAAAGAGGAGGTTGGAGCCGTTCCGGTAAAGCGCATTGAGTTCGTACGCGAAATTGGTGACCAGGATGTCCGGACGACCATCGTTGTCCCAATCGGCGGCGTCCACACCCATTCCGGCCTGAGGTTCGCCGTTGGCGTCGAAGCCGACCGCGGCCGCGTAAGTGACGTCGGAGAAGGTGCCGTCCCGGTTGTTGCGATACAGGAAGTCCCGAATCGTATCGTTGGCGACGTAGATGTCCGGGTACCCGTCGCCGTCGAAGTCGGAAAAGGTCAATCCCAAGCCCTTGCCGGCCGGATTGGCGATCCCCGCGGAATTCGAAACATCGGTAAAGGAACCGTCCCCATTGTTCCGGTAGAGCTGATCCGCCGCACCCTCGAACATGCGGATGTCGCAGTAGAGGCGGCACCCCTCCTTGGGTAGTCCACAGTAGGGATTGTCTGCCGGATCGTAGTCCAGGTAGTTGACGACATAGAGGTCCAGATCGCCATCAAGATCGAAGTCGAAAAACCGGGCGCTGCTCCCCCACTGCCGGCTGTCCACACCGGCCTTGCCAGCTACGTCGTCGAAGGTGCCGTCCCCGCTGTTGCGAAAGAGCTGATTGGCACCATAATAGGTCACGTAGAAGTCTAATCGGCCGTCGTTGTCGTAGTCTCCCATCGCCACGCCCATCCCGTAGGATCCGTTGCCCGCGACTCCAGCCTTCCGGGTGACGTTTTCGAAGCTCCCGCGGCCCCCGTTTCGAAAAAGCGCATTTCCGGGAGAGGGTTTCTCCTCGGACATCCTGGAACCGTTCACGAGGTAAAGATCCAGATGCCCGTCATTGTCGTAGTCGATCCAGGCCAGTCCGGACCCAACGGTCTCGACGATCAGTTTCTCTCTCGAAAGACCACTCTCGTGCAGAAAGTCGATCCCGGCCGCCCGGGTGACGTCGGAAAACACCACGCGGTCGCCCGGCGGCCGTTGTGCGGAGAGCTGGCCCCAGAGGAGAACCATTGCGACTGCAATCATTGCGATAGACAGGAGCTCCCCCACCGGCCCATGCCCGGCGAACTCCGGTGTGACAGCTTGACGACAAAGACCGGGCGATAAGAAATCGCCCCTCCTCGCAGGAGGGGGGACTTCCCTGTCCCCCTCTCCCTTGTTTCGTTGGATGCAGCAGGACGTGCGTGCCCTGTTGCCGGGAGTTCAGAGAACCCTTGCTCGATTTGCGCGATCGGACGGTTTCTCTACGGAATTACCGGGGAATCACCGGCAGAATCACATGCGAGGGATGCATCTCGTTGTGATAGATCGTCTGCGTGGCGACCTTCATCTCCGAGGTCATGCCGAACTCGGCTCCGGTGTTCAGATTGCGGGCCCAGCGGGGGAAATTGCTGCTGCTGATTTCCAGCCGAATCTTGCTTCCCGGCTGGAACTCCCAGCTCGTCTCCCAGATGTGGATCGTGTACTCGTAGATCTTGCCCGGCTCGATATGGGTTGGATTCTCCAGAGAGTCGCGGAAGCTGGCTCGAACGATCCCTTCACTGATATGGACGGACCGGCCGTCGGGCAGGACCTCGGTCAGAACCGCCGTGAAATCGGTGTCGACGGCGCTCGACGCGGCATGCAGCGTGACCTCGACGGGCCCGGTGACCTCCAGCGGTTCGGACAGCTCGTCGGAGGTATAGATCAGGACGTCCTGCCGTCTCTGGACCACCAGCCGGTTCTGCGGGCCTCTCTGGTTGGCCGGAAACTCGGTCTGCCCGCCAACGGTCTCCACCGGATTGGCGGGATCGTAATCGAATGTATCCTGAGGGGAATCCGCCGCAGGCTCGGACGTGCCCAGCGTCCCGTCGCCGTAGAGTGAATTGGCCGATCCGCCGCTGCCCAGGTAGTACTTGGTCCACTGGGTGCGGGCCAGCGGCCATTCCCACTCGTCCCGCCACTTGTTGGCGCGCATCACGAAAATCCGGAGCGGCGCTTCGGTGTCCACACCGGTCTTCATTCCCTTGAGCCAGTGGTCGTACCACCGGACGTGTTCATCCAGAATGTCAACGTAGATGTCGGGACCGAAGTCCAGGATCGAGGTCTCCATCCGCCTGTTGACGCCGTGATCCCAGGGCCCCACCAGGAGCTTGGTCCCCTCCCGGGCCGCCTTGGAACCGCCCTCATTCCGGAACCCGTTGAAGTTGCGGAAGTTCTCGCGCACCAGGTTGTCGTACCAACCGGTGATGAAATAGGCGGGCGCCTTGATCTGCCCGTATTTCTCCTTGACCCCGTAGCTCTTCCAATAGTCGTCGTAGGTGGGATGCTTGATCCAGGTCCTGAACCAGGGCAGATCCGCGATATCGTCCAAGGCGGTGATCAGGGGAAGACGCCAGAAGAACTTGTTCCAGTCGAGAATGGGATTCTCGGTGATTCCGGGGCCGTGCAGAAACTGCATGGTGTGTCCCGCCCAGAAGAAACCGGCCACGAAGGTGACGTTGAGTTGCATGACGCCGTCGTTGTAGAGGTGGCCGTAGTTGGACTGCTGGCAAACCGACGGGACCATGCACTTGAGGTATTTGCTGCCGTAGACCGACGGCATGACCTGGGTGAACCCCGGATAGGAATACCCGAACGTCCCCAGATTACCGTCGCACCATTCCTGCTGGCCGATCCACTCGTGGGTATCAAACCCGTCCTTGGGATCGTTCACGTAAGGATCCCATTCCCCTCCGGAATCGTGACGGCCCCTCAGATCCACCAGCACGACCGCATATCCGCGCTTGGCGAAGTAGAGGGCGTGCTCCATGTCGTTGCCGCCTCTCATGTTGTTGTACGGCGTCATCAGGAGCACGGCGGGAAACTTGCCCGGATCGTCGGGACGGTAGACGTCCGCCGAGAGATGGACACCGTCCCGCATGGGAACCGGATTGTGAATCTTGAACTTCACCTGGTACTGAGGTTTCGACCGCTCGTTTTGACCCACTGCGAGCACCATGGTTGCGCCCAGAAGAATGGGCAGGATCAACAGGACCGGCCCAAAGCTCCCGGAAAGCAAGTTTTCAACTTCAGAAAGCATAGCTTCAACTTCTCCTTGGATTCGGAACCCGTTAAGGCCGACTTGGCGACAGTTCTCTCTTCCGGGGCGTCCACCGGTTGCAAGAAATCGATATCCAGGCCGAATTGCAGATGCCGCGAATTGCCGGCGTTGCCCATCGTTGCAAAGGCTCCCCCGGTGAACAGAGTACTGGGGAGATCGAAATTCGTGTGGTTCGTGATGTTGAAGAAATCAACACGAAATTCGACCCGGGCCCTTTCCTGCGCCACGTGCCATGACTTCCAGATCGAGAAGTCGACCGTGGTCCAACCGGGACCGTCAATGACGTTGCGTCCGGCGTTTCCAAAACGGTAGACGCCCGTATCCGCCGGATTCGGCACCCGCGTAAATGCCCTGGTGTTGAACCACTGCTGGGCGTTGCCCGCCGCCCCGCTGTTGGGGTCCCCGGTGAGATCGGGCCGATTGGCTCCGCCCGAGTTGTCGGGGTCGAAGGGGCTGGCGACATCCACCGCCCCCGACGAGGAAAAGGTCCCGATGCTGCTGATGTTCCAATCACCCAGGATGGCTCCCGCGAGTCCGTGGCCGGACCCTCGCATGATGGGGATCTGATAGACGAAATTGTAGACGAACCGCTGCCGGTAATCGGAAGAGCTGCGTCCCCATTCGGCGGAACAGTCGAAGGGATTCCTCTTCACGCTGTCGCCCAAATCGGCGAACAGGTTGTTGCCGCCGCAGTCGAGCCACTTGGAATAGACGTAGGAAATGTTGCCCAGGAAACCGTTGCTGAACCCCTGCTCCAGATTGACTCTCATGCCGTGGTATGAGGAGTTGGCGGTGGGCTGCCTCCAGCCGACCGTTGCCCGGTAATGACTGTCGCGTTCCCGCCGAAGGGACGAATGGCCAGCCCGACCCTGGGGGCCCAGTTGTTCAGGTCGCGCGCCTGCAGCAGCCTCCCGGCCCGTGATGGCCGTCCGGTGATAGCCGAGCATCAGATCCGCCATGGAGTAACCGGTGTAGAAGGGACCGAAGATGAAGTACCCGTTGGGGATCGGCTGGGATCCCCCGTTCTGCTCTCTCTCCCGCCACTCGCCGCCGAATCCGAGGGCGTGGGAACCCACGTTCCACGAAATCGCGTCACCTGCCAGGTACGTGTTGTCCACCCGGTTGTTGGGCGCGTTCAGGAGAGTGCCGGTCCGGCTGAACCCGGACGCGGCAACCCACGGATTGTACTGAAACAGGGTCGAAGTCCCTTCGATTCCCAGGAGCTTCGGAACCGGCGTGCCGCAGATCTCATCCTCCAGCGTCTGCGTCATGCGGTTCACGCCCAGTTTCAGCTCATTGACCGCCGACGCTCCCATGACCTTGGTCCAACCGACTCGCGCGTTGTGGGCGGGAGTGGCGAAGATGTCGTTGTAGTCGGGGAGCTGGTGCAGGAACTTGTTGTAGCGAAGGACGCGGTCCTGTTTGTCGTAGATGTAACGGACGTAGGCGTTGTCCGAGTCTGTGACGCTGGGGTCCACACGGAAGACGAACTGGTCGAACACCTGCTCCTGCGCGCGGCTGGGCAGGATGTTGTTGGCGAGTCCGGGACGATCGGGCACCGGCCACAGCGGCATGACCTCACCCACGCCGAACATCATGTTGCGCGCCACCGGATGGATCCGGTTCTCCGGGATGATGTTGCCCGGGATGGGATCGCCGGTGAGCGGATCCCTGATCACCGTTCCGGGAAGTATCTCGGAGAAGTCGCCGTTTCTCATCTTCATGGTGGGGACGCTGGCCGGACGGGTGAGGGACTTGTTCTCCCGGGTCCCCTGGTAGTTGAAGAAAAAGAAGGTCTTGTCCTGGACGATGGGCCCCCCGATGGAGGCGCCGAAGATGTTGAACTGCAGGATGGGAACTTCGGACAGGCCCTCCCGGACCCGGCTTTCCCGGGACGGATCGAAGAAATTCCGCGCGTTCACCGCCGAGTTGCGATGATCCCAGAAGACGTTACCGTGGATTTCATTGGTCCCGGACTTGGTCACCATGTTGACCTGGATGCCGCTGTTCATGCCGAACTCCGCCGAGTGGGAGTTCATCTGAGACTTCATCTCCCGGGTGGCGTTGCCGCTCAGCCGGATGTCGATCCGGAATTGGCCGTGTCCTTCACGTCCACGCCGTCGATCATGAATCTGGACCCGTCCGGAGGGGAGCCGTAGGCATTGGTCATGCCGCCGAACAGGTCGGTGAAGATGGACGTCAGATGGCCCGAGACCTTGGCGGCTCCGGCATCGAGCGACACCATGTCGACGAAGGAGTTCTCGCCTCGAAGAGGTAGCTCCTCGATCTGCTGATTCTCGATCACCATTCCGATGTCGGCGGCGGCGGTCTTGGTCAGAGGCGCGGTGCCTTCCACCTCCACCAGCTCGGTGATCTCGCCCACCTCCAGACCCAGATCGATACGAGCCACCTGGTCCACCTGGAGGATGATTCCCGAGATCTCCTGCTTCTTGAAGCCCACCAGCTCACCGCTGACGGAATAGCGGCCGACCGGTAGGAGCCGAACGTGGTAGTTCCCGAAATCGTCCGAGAAGGTGCTACGGGTGAGAGCCGTGTCCATGTTGGTGATCACGACCTCCACGCCCGGAAGCACGCCTCCCGTTTCGTCGGTCACCGTCCCCACGATCTCCGCCGTCGTCCTTTGGGCGAAGCTGCTGGTAAAGCTCAGCAGAAGGAGGATGACTCCAATCGACAACAAGTTGGTTTTCTTACCCATCTCGGGGCTCGGCCTCCAGGGCAGGCAAGTTCAGAGGTTTGTCGCCACTGAGAGACTGGAATGCGGTCACTCTTCCCATAAACTCTAGAGTCTTCGGCACGACCCGTGAATACGTGACGGTTCAAATTGTGCGCGATCTGTGCGCGCCATCGCCGTGGCAGGTTCCCGCCTGGGGGTGCTAGACTATTCGCGATTGCGCCTGTAGCTCAGAAGGACAGAGCAAGGGGTTCCTAACCCCTGAGCCGCAGGTTCGAGTCCTGCCAGGCGCAAAAACTTCGACTCAGGGACTGAATACCGCAGGAGGGTTGTTCTGTGGCTCGCAGGTTGACACGCAAGGAGATCGTTCAAGAAGACCGGATCTACTCGGTGCTGAGCGGGATTTCTCAATGGGCGGTGGTCAACCGGACTCCATTGGTGGTGGGGTCCGGAATCATCGTGGCGAGCCTGCTGGGATTCTACGTCTGGCAGGGTTACCAGGATAGCGCTAACCAGGAAGCCCAGAAGCTGTTCGCCGAGGCCCTGGACACGTACCACGCCCCGGTCAAGGAACTGGCTCCCGATCCCGATACCGATACCGATACCGATACCGACAGTGAAAACCAGAATCAGCCGCCTGAGCCGCCGCCGGAATACCGTTTCGACACCGTCGCGGAACGGCGGGAAGCTGCCGAAGTGGCGTTCGAGAGAATATCAGACGACTTCTCCGGCACTCGTCTCGGATTCTTCTCCCGTTATTACCTGGGCCTCATCGGACGCCAGAAGGAAGACGCCGGGGCCGCGCGCCAACACCTGAAATGGGTCGTGGACAACAGCGGCGACAGCGACGTCAGGAACCTGTCGCGCAACGTCCTCGCGAACATCGCGCTGGGGGAGGAGAATCACGAAGAGGCCCTGACTTACCTCCAACAGCTTCTGGGAGACCCCACGCCCCAGGTCCCGGAGCAGACGGTCCTGATGCGAATCGCCCGGACCCATGAGGCCCTGGGCAATGTCGAGCAGGCTCTGGAGAACTACAGGAAGATCACCAGCGACTATCCCACCAGTTCACAGGCCGAAGAAGCCCAGTCCGAAATCGACCGCCTGGAACCGGCCCCGGTTCCGGAGGCCTGACCTCCCTGATCCGGGCCCTCCGGAACACCGCCGGTGATCAGTATTTGAGCAGGGAGAAGATCTCGACGCCGGGGACCTTGGTTCTTCCCTGAAGGAACTCCAACTCCACGAGAAAGGCCGCGCCGACCAGGTTTCCCTCCAGGCGGCGAACCAGCTCGACGGCGGCGGCCGCCGTGCCGCCGGTGGCCATCAGGTCGTCCACGATGAGGACCCGCTCTCCGGCTTCGATGGCGTCCTCGTGGACCTCGATGCGATCCTGTCCGTATTCCAGATCGTAGGCGACCTCGATGGTCCTGGCGGGAAGTTTTCCCGGCTTCCTCACCAGGACGAATCCGGCATCCAAACGAATTGCCATGGCCGGAGCCAGGATGAATCCCCTCGATTCGATCC of Acidobacteriota bacterium contains these proteins:
- a CDS encoding tetratricopeptide repeat protein produces the protein MARRLTRKEIVQEDRIYSVLSGISQWAVVNRTPLVVGSGIIVASLLGFYVWQGYQDSANQEAQKLFAEALDTYHAPVKELAPDPDTDTDTDTDSENQNQPPEPPPEYRFDTVAERREAAEVAFERISDDFSGTRLGFFSRYYLGLIGRQKEDAGAARQHLKWVVDNSGDSDVRNLSRNVLANIALGEENHEEALTYLQQLLGDPTPQVPEQTVLMRIARTHEALGNVEQALENYRKITSDYPTSSQAEEAQSEIDRLEPAPVPEA
- a CDS encoding adenine phosphoribosyltransferase; the protein is MEELKKKIREVPDFPKAGILFYDVTTLLKDADGLRQAVDLMVDPYVGAGIDKVVGIESRGFILAPAMAIRLDAGFVLVRKPGKLPARTIEVAYDLEYGQDRIEVHEDAIEAGERVLIVDDLMATGGTAAAAVELVRRLEGNLVGAAFLVELEFLQGRTKVPGVEIFSLLKY
- a CDS encoding carboxypeptidase-like regulatory domain-containing protein; this translates as MGKKTNLLSIGVILLLLSFTSSFAQRTTAEIVGTVTDETGGVLPGVEVVITNMDTALTRSTFSDDFGNYHVRLLPVGRYSVSGELVGFKKQEISGIILQVDQVARIDLGLEVGEITELVEVEGTAPLTKTAAADIGMVIENQQIEELPLRGENSFVDMVSLDAGAAKVSGHLTSIFTDLFGGMTNAYGSPPDGSRFMIDGVDVKDTANSGSTSG
- a CDS encoding CocE/NonD family hydrolase — protein: MLSEVENLLSGSFGPVLLILPILLGATMVLAVGQNERSKPQYQVKFKIHNPVPMRDGVHLSADVYRPDDPGKFPAVLLMTPYNNMRGGNDMEHALYFAKRGYAVVLVDLRGRHDSGGEWDPYVNDPKDGFDTHEWIGQQEWCDGNLGTFGYSYPGFTQVMPSVYGSKYLKCMVPSVCQQSNYGHLYNDGVMQLNVTFVAGFFWAGHTMQFLHGPGITENPILDWNKFFWRLPLITALDDIADLPWFRTWIKHPTYDDYWKSYGVKEKYGQIKAPAYFITGWYDNLVRENFRNFNGFRNEGGSKAAREGTKLLVGPWDHGVNRRMETSILDFGPDIYVDILDEHVRWYDHWLKGMKTGVDTEAPLRIFVMRANKWRDEWEWPLARTQWTKYYLGSGGSANSLYGDGTLGTSEPAADSPQDTFDYDPANPVETVGGQTEFPANQRGPQNRLVVQRRQDVLIYTSDELSEPLEVTGPVEVTLHAASSAVDTDFTAVLTEVLPDGRSVHISEGIVRASFRDSLENPTHIEPGKIYEYTIHIWETSWEFQPGSKIRLEISSSNFPRWARNLNTGAEFGMTSEMKVATQTIYHNEMHPSHVILPVIPR
- a CDS encoding CRTAC1 family protein, with translation MIAVAMVLLWGQLSAQRPPGDRVVFSDVTRAAGIDFLHESGLSREKLIVETVGSGLAWIDYDNDGHLDLYLVNGSRMSEEKPSPGNALFRNGGRGSFENVTRKAGVAGNGSYGMGVAMGDYDNDGRLDFYVTYYGANQLFRNSGDGTFDDVAGKAGVDSRQWGSSARFFDFDLDGDLDLYVVNYLDYDPADNPYCGLPKEGCRLYCDIRMFEGAADQLYRNNGDGSFTDVSNSAGIANPAGKGLGLTFSDFDGDGYPDIYVANDTIRDFLYRNNRDGTFSDVTYAAAVGFDANGEPQAGMGVDAADWDNDGRPDILVTNFAYELNALYRNGSNLLFQEVSERMGLGSGLLPLGFGAKLFDYDNDGDLDIALSNSGGHAVLMRNEGGNRNNWIAIQARGRQSNAFGLGAAVRVRTEQGTQLGQVNNVASYLRANELRVYFGLGRQREVKSVEVRWPSGRRQVLSNVSANQILRVTEP